The following DNA comes from Pseudomonas marginalis.
TCTGGTTACCGCAAGCAGCCGTGCTTGCTCTGGCTCTGGCGTGCAAGACCTCCCGAGAATCAGTGGGCGGAATAGCTATAGCGTTGGCCCTGTATTTGAGTGTTTTCGCCTTCTGGTTTTCTGGTAGGAACGCTGATTCCATGGCTTGGCTGGGTTACTTCTTCAGCTTTCATGGAGCCTTAATTGGCGCAGGCTTTGCAATCGTGAGCGAGAAGCCCCATCACTCGCGACGAAAGCTGCAGCATCATTGCGATGCGGCAACTATCTTTGTGTCGCCTCTCTTTGAACTATTGCGGCTACTTTCTTGACTGTCTTCGGTAAGCGTAACGGGGAAAAGAGTCACAGCTAGGCTCGATGAAACAATTACTCCAAAGGCCGAAACCTTGACCGCCCTGCCATCACCAGCGATTGCGGGAAAACTGCACGGAAAACCGAGCATAAGCACAACAATCAGTTTGCGCAAAAAATCCACTCCACGGGTTTGCATCATCCTTTAGGGCTGAATCTACAATCTTCCTGGCCAGGCATCCAGTGTGTATGGAATGCCAGTAACTACGTCCATTACGAAATGATAGCGTTGCGCCACACTAATTTATCGAGCGCATGAGGAAGCCATGGCAATAGGTGACAAGATAAGACAATTCTCTGTAGCACCCGCCAAAGATCATCAGTGGATCCGTGGGCTGCGCTACGCGATCATGTTAGAAATTGAAGATTTCAAGGACCGCGAGGGCATGCGCCTATCTCTTTCAGCGGAACGGATAAACGCTCTCAAGGGCAACGAACGTTTCGCTCATCGACTTTCGAATCTGCAAGAAATTATGGATCTCATAGCACCTTTAGAAAACGAAGATCCTTTACGGTCAGCCGAATTAGGAAATGAGTTAGCCCACTACCTATCGGCTAGAGAGAACAATCCTGATTGTAGTAGCCCGATCAGGCTCAAAGGCGAGTTGCTAGGGATGGATCTTGGTCTTTGAATTTATGGATTTCTCCAGCCCCTCGCCCGCAGCCCAAGGAATGGGGGAGTGCCAATATCGGCGCACTTATGACCTGGAGGTCAAATGAGCGAAAACACGTTTGCAGTAGCGGCTGGACATTTGGCAAATACATCAGCATTGCTGGCTTTAATCCTGAACCTTACCGGACGCAGCAGCCTGGCGATTACTTGGACGGGACGTACTCATCTACTCGCGCCCCAGTGCTCGTGTCGACAATGATCATGTCCCACCAAGTATTACTCGGGGCGGTTGTGAGCTTGTATGTGCGGCCAGCGACAAGATTAACGTCACGGAACTTTCGATCCAGAGAAACGGTGGTGCCCGCCCAATGCCTGAGTTCCAGTCGATGTCTACCGGCAGTGAGTCGATATACTGTTTGGGTAGCAAGCGCGAAATTGGTTTTACGGCCATCAATGGTGGCAATGAACAGTGACTTGTCAGTTAGACCGATACGCGCAACGTCAGAATCCGGTAGCCCTTCCGCTGCTTTTTCGGTGTAGCAGATGCAACCACTGGTGAGAGTGATCATCAGAGCCAATCCGAATAATCGCAACGCGCGCGCCTTCGACATACCAGCCTCCAAATCCATGTGGATGAGTGCAGCATTCAACCCCAAACCATATCAAATTGCCACCAACCACTCACTGGAGGGCGGCGTTTACCTGAGGTAAACGAAATGACTGTGCGTAACCGTCCAGCGAAGTCGCCTTCCCTATCCCGGCCTGTGCGGATGAACAACTGTTGATGCTCACGAAGCCGCGAGATTCACTAGCGTTATTTCCGGGAAACATCCCGACTCGGTACTTCCGAGCGTTTCCTCGTCTTCATGAATTCTGGCCCAGGGAGAGCATCACGATAGCGAGAATAATGTTCAAAGAGCGGCGGATTGGGCACGGGCGTGATTTGATCGAAATGCTTGTGAAACTGGCGCCTGCGAAACCCGCTCGAAAGACTTAAACCATAGAATGAGTGATCGGAATGTACTTTTGCGCAGAATTAAGTCATTTAGGGACCTACCTGGCTCAGCCCTCAGCACTTTAAAGTACGCCAATCATTCAACTATCGGCGTCTGTATGAATCTCTGGTTTCGACTTCTCATCATGCTGCTTCGTCGACCTTGGCGCAAACCGGCAAAAGCGCTGGATTCGACCGTTATCCGAATGCGCGTCTGGCCACTGGACCTCGACTTCAATCGACATGTCACCAACGGCCGATATTTCACCCTGGCCGATGTCGGACGCATGGATTTCGTTTTGCGCAGTGGCGCCTATCGAGTAGCTATTAGAGCAAAGGCGCTGCCCATCGTCGGAGATACTTGGGGTAAATTTCGTCGCGAGCTTAGACTGTTTGAAGCGTTTGAAATCCACACAAGGATGCTTGGCTGGGACGACAAGTGGAGCTTCATGGAGCATCGATTTGTGAGTAAAGGCAGAGTGATCGGCGTTGTCGTAATGCGAGGTCTATTCCGTTCAGCGAAAGGTATTGTTCCGCCAAGCGAGTTTGTTCGAGAACTGGGACTGCCCGAACGGTCGCCAGAGATGCCGGAATGGCTGACCTCGTGGGCGCAGAGCTGCGATGCCATGAGTCGGCAACTCAGGGATGAAGAAAGCACCAATGATTGACTTGACATGCAGTCAGCCCATGACCAGTGCGCTATTGGGACCGTTGATTGCTCCGCCGTTGGCGTGTGCGGCGTAACTTCGCCAGCCCGTGTAATTCGTCAATAACGGGCTGTATGTGCTTTTCTCCGAGCAGGTGCTGGTATACCTCGAAGTGGCCCTATCACCAAGCGCACTTGCTTCTTTATTTCCTCTATGGCCAGGCACGCCTCATGCACGAAGCGTTCGTCGAATACGCCATGCAACTCAAGCTCCATCCCACTTTTGTCATGGTGTATTTGCACATGGCAGTATCGACCACCATATTGGCCGCTGCTGCAAAATAACACCAGATTAAAACCATGACCGAGGAGCTTACGTAATTGATCCTGAAGACTGTCTTGGTGCAAGCCAGATATTTCCAGCTGCCGAGACGCACACGGGCCATTGGCGAATTGTTTACTCAACATAACCATCTCCACTTTTATCGGTTACGCAGTGCCAGCACTACTGCGCACTATCACGAACAAGCTTACGACGTAGCCAGCCTGAAAAATGTCAGAAGTCGGTAAGGTAATGGTAAATACCACGAGCACTCCGAGTTACTTCCCACTCTGTTATTTACCCACCTTAACCATAAATTAACGCTACCAAACAGAGCAACCTATTAAGCTTGGCTGATGCGCCTCTCCTGCCCCCGGCCACTCATGAGGTGATGGCGCACCATCAAGCCTGCCGGCCCAGTCGAAAACGACGCACTACCGATATATCATTCTGGAGTGTTTGACTAATGCCTGACGACAACGCTCATTCGGCAAAACATGCCTCGTACAGTATCGCCCTGGTTAATTATAAAACGCTGCACATGACACGCCTTTGCTTAGGATTGCTACGCGACTACGCTATATACCATCAAGTTCCGGTCTGGGTAGTGGATAACGGTTCCGCCGATGAAAGCACCCACTACCTGCGGACACTTGACTGGATCAACTTGGTAGAGCGGATTCCCCACCCTCGAGAGGCCGGATACATCGCGCATGGTAAAGCCCTTGATCTGATTTTG
Coding sequences within:
- a CDS encoding thioesterase family protein encodes the protein MNLWFRLLIMLLRRPWRKPAKALDSTVIRMRVWPLDLDFNRHVTNGRYFTLADVGRMDFVLRSGAYRVAIRAKALPIVGDTWGKFRRELRLFEAFEIHTRMLGWDDKWSFMEHRFVSKGRVIGVVVMRGLFRSAKGIVPPSEFVRELGLPERSPEMPEWLTSWAQSCDAMSRQLRDEESTND